The DNA segment AACAGCATCCACGTTACAAACAACGGGCATAAGCATATCGTTTTTTGAAATTTTGCTCAACTCTTCTTTTAATTTCTCTGCAGCTTTCCCCATGAGCGGGCTATGAAAAGGGCCTGAAACATTTAAAAAAACTGCCTTCCTGTACCCTATACCCTTTAACCTCTCTACGCTTTCTTTCAGGGCATCAACATCCCCTGACAATACAACCTGCTCGGAAGAATTGAGATTAGCCGGCACAGCAACATAATCGCCATGAGAAACCTCTTTCAAAACAGGTTCTACTTTATCCATGACTGCACCAATCAGAGCCACCATGCCACCTTTTCCTTTGGGGCAGGCATCCTCCATGAGCAGGCCTCTCTTCCTGGTTATCTTTAATGCATCCTCAAAGGTAAAAAAACCACTGGCAAGCAAAGCCGTATATTCGCCGAGACTGTGCCCGGCAAAAAGAAATGGCTTAATGCCTGTCTCTTTCTCCAGTACCTGCCAGACAGCATAAC comes from the Pseudomonadota bacterium genome and includes:
- the fabD gene encoding ACP S-malonyltransferase; this translates as MKRVGVVFPGQGSQHVGMGKKLYDQFDSVKQLFKMADDILDFPITNLCFEGPEDELRQTYNTQPSLLMVSYAVWQVLEKETGIKPFLFAGHSLGEYTALLASGFFTFEDALKITRKRGLLMEDACPKGKGGMVALIGAVMDKVEPVLKEVSHGDYVAVPANLNSSEQVVLSGDVDALKESVERLKGIGYRKAVFLNVSGPFHSPLMGKAAEKLKEELSKISKNDMLMPVVCNVDAVPEQDKNRIQDKLYRQMFSPVLWESCVKRMAKEGVEVFLEVGPQKVLSNLIKRIAPDIPCYNVEEIEDIEALKGAIS